In one Roseofilum reptotaenium CS-1145 genomic region, the following are encoded:
- a CDS encoding sensor histidine kinase, with translation MIASLFSSNLAYMPHGNCYLWQTPLVSLHVTSDALITLAYLSIAIILVYSVYKRQDVPFLNIFILFSTFMILCGIGHLLEVWTLWYPNYWISGIEQAATALVSCYTAAAMVTLIPQFLSLRTPEELALINHQLQEEIELRQQAEHELRIANGNLEQRVQERIQELNQINQNLAAEIEARTRIESALRDSEKKEREKADNLQQMLGQLKNTQSQLVQSEKMAALGKMVGGIAHEINNPITFIYSNIESSFQYVHDLLNLIKLYQLHYPEPVPVIANQIESLDLEFIQEDFVQLLDSMKTGADRIRRIVLSLSDFSRLDEQGCKLIDLNKAIKNTLSLLSNSLLPLFGTGMIQVIQKFDEISPVECYPGQINQALVNILENAIDAVVERQKFEPNFIGEIQIETKSDSHDRVVILIQDNGLGIPDEIRSKIFDPFFSTKPIGQGTGLGLTTAYQIIVQEHHGEFECTSNPGMGTCFKINLPLSFAA, from the coding sequence ATGATCGCCTCTCTTTTTTCTTCCAATTTAGCTTATATGCCTCATGGTAACTGTTATCTGTGGCAAACTCCCCTAGTGAGTCTTCATGTTACCAGTGATGCTCTAATTACTTTAGCTTACTTGTCTATTGCCATAATTCTTGTTTACTCAGTATATAAACGTCAAGATGTTCCATTCTTAAATATATTTATTCTATTTAGTACTTTTATGATTCTTTGTGGAATCGGTCATTTACTTGAGGTTTGGACCCTGTGGTATCCCAATTACTGGATCTCTGGTATTGAGCAAGCGGCTACTGCCTTAGTTTCTTGTTATACGGCTGCTGCCATGGTGACTTTAATTCCTCAGTTTTTATCGCTCAGAACGCCCGAAGAACTAGCCCTTATAAATCACCAATTGCAAGAAGAAATAGAGCTGCGTCAACAAGCTGAACATGAACTCAGAATTGCTAACGGAAATTTAGAACAGCGAGTTCAAGAACGTATCCAAGAACTGAACCAGATTAATCAGAATCTAGCAGCAGAAATTGAAGCTCGTACCCGGATAGAATCTGCCTTGCGGGATTCCGAGAAAAAAGAACGGGAAAAAGCAGACAATTTACAGCAAATGTTAGGACAATTGAAAAATACCCAATCTCAACTGGTGCAATCTGAAAAAATGGCCGCTTTAGGTAAAATGGTTGGGGGGATAGCCCACGAAATTAATAATCCCATTACGTTTATCTATAGTAATATTGAGTCTAGCTTTCAATACGTTCATGATTTGCTCAATTTAATTAAACTATACCAGTTACATTATCCTGAACCTGTTCCTGTAATTGCCAATCAAATCGAATCGCTCGATTTAGAGTTTATCCAAGAAGATTTTGTCCAGCTACTCGACTCGATGAAAACAGGGGCAGATCGAATTAGAAGAATCGTGTTATCTTTGAGTGATTTTTCCCGTTTAGATGAACAGGGTTGTAAATTGATTGACTTAAATAAAGCTATAAAGAATACCCTGAGTTTACTTTCCAATTCTTTATTGCCCTTGTTTGGAACAGGGATGATTCAAGTGATTCAGAAGTTCGACGAAATTTCGCCAGTGGAATGCTATCCAGGACAGATCAATCAAGCTCTGGTGAATATATTAGAAAATGCCATTGATGCCGTGGTTGAACGGCAGAAATTTGAGCCGAATTTTATAGGAGAAATTCAGATAGAAACAAAGAGTGATTCTCACGATAGAGTGGTTATTCTGATTCAGGATAATGGTTTGGGAATTCCTGATGAGATCAGGAGTAAGATTTTCGATCCTTTTTTTAGTACTAAACCCATTGGTCAGGGAACTGGATTGGGTTTGACTACTGCCTATCAAATTATTGTTCAAGAACATCACGGAGAGTTCGAGTGTACATCAAATCCAGGGATGGGTACTTGTTTTAAGATTAATTTGCCACTTTCTTTTGCTGCTTGA
- the chlG gene encoding chlorophyll synthase ChlG produces MSNDETASQSTSSRRRRRSSTSSSPPSASAQTRQMLGMKGAETKETNIWKIRLQLMKPITWIPLIWGVLCGAVSSGGFTWTVENVLMAAACMLLSGPLMVGYTQTMNDYYDAEIDAINEPYRPIPSGAISTDQVEAQIWILLFAGIFLAYGLDVWAGHEVKVITAIAVFGSYISYIYSAPPLKLKQNGWLGNYALGASYIAFPWWAGHALFGQMNWTIAILTLFYSLSGLGIAIVNDFKSVEGDKKLGLKSLPVMFGIGTAAWICVLMIDIFQAGVAAYLISIHENFYATILLLFVIPQITFQDMYFLRNPLENDVKYQASAQPFLVLGMLVTAMALGHAGI; encoded by the coding sequence ATGAGTAACGACGAAACGGCATCTCAATCTACATCTTCCCGACGACGGCGACGCAGTAGCACCAGCAGTAGTCCCCCTAGCGCCAGTGCCCAAACTCGGCAAATGCTGGGGATGAAGGGCGCAGAAACGAAAGAAACGAACATTTGGAAAATTCGCCTCCAGTTGATGAAACCGATTACTTGGATTCCTCTGATTTGGGGGGTTCTCTGTGGGGCGGTCTCTTCGGGAGGCTTTACTTGGACAGTAGAGAATGTGTTGATGGCGGCGGCTTGTATGCTGCTGTCAGGGCCATTGATGGTGGGCTATACCCAAACCATGAATGATTATTATGATGCGGAAATTGATGCCATTAATGAACCCTATCGACCCATTCCCTCTGGAGCCATTTCCACAGACCAGGTAGAAGCTCAGATTTGGATCTTATTATTTGCCGGGATATTCTTGGCCTATGGTTTGGATGTTTGGGCGGGTCATGAAGTCAAGGTGATTACAGCGATCGCTGTTTTTGGCAGCTATATTTCTTATATCTATTCTGCGCCCCCCCTGAAACTCAAGCAAAATGGTTGGCTCGGTAATTATGCCCTCGGTGCCAGTTATATCGCCTTTCCCTGGTGGGCAGGTCATGCCCTATTTGGGCAAATGAATTGGACGATCGCCATCTTGACCCTATTTTACAGCCTTTCGGGGTTGGGGATTGCGATCGTCAACGACTTTAAGAGCGTAGAAGGGGACAAAAAACTGGGATTAAAATCCCTGCCCGTCATGTTCGGAATTGGTACAGCAGCCTGGATTTGTGTACTGATGATTGATATCTTCCAAGCTGGAGTTGCAGCATATCTCATCAGCATTCACGAAAATTTCTATGCCACCATTCTGCTCCTATTTGTGATTCCCCAAATCACATTCCAAGATATGTATTTCCTCCGAAATCCTCTGGAAAATGATGTCAAATACCAAGCCAGCGCCCAACCTTTCCTCGTTCTAGGAATGCTAGTTACTGCCATGGCTTTAGGTCACGCCGGTATTTAA
- a CDS encoding Get3/ArsA fold putative tail anchor-mediating ATPase NosAFP, with the protein MALILTFLGKGGTGKTTLAIATAKHMASTGKRVLLALSEPPSVIGLMLGQVEEGTPGVIESNLEAVNLRSAALLERSWEDVKQLEAQYLQKPFFKEVFGQELGLLPGMDGALALYALRDYDQSGNYDVIVYDGDGDRETLRMLGTPEIMSWYIRRFRDVIVNSDVGQALSPFLGPISSAVLNVDLSKDNFAAPTQEANSTLDAGKAAITNPNRVAAYLVTTGDKTALAKAMDLWGSAQQVGVTVGGVILNKSVIHDTQAAEAANSFQELYDTFDHEAIDVSTATAQFEPLSISIVPFEKSRNWQVLQKALPDFTEATRAPKPITLDVAQKSVSLFLPGFDKKQVKLTQYGPEITIEAGDQRRNILLPPALSGKPVKGAKFQDRYLNISF; encoded by the coding sequence ATGGCTCTGATTCTGACATTTTTGGGTAAGGGTGGCACGGGTAAAACAACCTTGGCCATTGCCACGGCTAAACATATGGCTAGTACGGGGAAGCGGGTGCTGTTAGCCCTGTCTGAACCGCCTTCAGTGATTGGATTGATGTTGGGCCAGGTGGAAGAAGGGACTCCTGGGGTCATTGAATCGAATCTGGAGGCGGTTAATCTCCGAAGCGCTGCCTTATTAGAGCGCAGTTGGGAAGATGTGAAGCAACTGGAAGCGCAGTATTTACAAAAGCCGTTTTTTAAGGAAGTTTTTGGTCAAGAGTTGGGGTTATTACCGGGAATGGATGGGGCGTTGGCTTTGTATGCTCTGCGGGATTATGACCAAAGCGGAAACTATGATGTGATTGTATATGATGGAGATGGCGATCGCGAAACCCTGAGAATGTTGGGAACACCGGAAATCATGAGTTGGTATATCCGTCGGTTCCGGGATGTGATTGTAAACTCAGACGTGGGCCAAGCCCTATCGCCGTTTCTGGGGCCCATTAGTAGCGCCGTTTTGAATGTAGACCTGTCTAAGGATAATTTTGCTGCTCCGACTCAAGAAGCCAATTCAACCCTGGATGCAGGCAAAGCAGCCATTACAAATCCCAATCGAGTGGCAGCCTATTTAGTGACCACAGGGGATAAAACAGCACTAGCGAAGGCCATGGATTTGTGGGGGAGTGCCCAGCAAGTGGGAGTCACGGTGGGAGGAGTGATTTTGAATAAGTCCGTCATTCACGATACCCAGGCAGCCGAAGCCGCCAATAGCTTTCAAGAATTGTACGATACCTTCGATCATGAGGCGATCGATGTTAGCACCGCTACGGCTCAATTTGAGCCATTGAGTATTAGCATTGTACCCTTTGAGAAAAGTAGAAATTGGCAAGTGCTGCAAAAGGCGCTACCGGACTTTACTGAAGCAACCCGTGCCCCGAAACCCATCACGCTTGATGTGGCTCAAAAGAGTGTCAGTTTATTTTTGCCTGGATTTGATAAGAAACAGGTCAAACTCACCCAATACGGGCCAGAAATTACCATTGAAGCTGGCGACCAACGGCGCAATATTTTGCTCCCTCCGGCATTAAGTGGTAAACCCGTAAAAGGCGCAAAGTTCCAAGACCGCTATCTGAACATTTCATTTTAA
- the petP gene encoding cytochrome b6f subunit PetP, translating to MDIGQKVKVKGLIDRIPANLVDKIKQNPVGTITGYKMVDGSGVGFVVEFSGQFSTWFFEEELVAQ from the coding sequence ATGGATATTGGTCAGAAGGTAAAAGTAAAAGGTTTAATCGATCGCATCCCTGCTAATCTGGTAGACAAAATCAAGCAGAACCCTGTAGGGACAATCACCGGCTATAAAATGGTCGATGGATCGGGTGTCGGTTTTGTGGTTGAGTTTAGCGGTCAATTTTCAACTTGGTTCTTTGAAGAAGAGCTAGTAGCACAATAA